The proteins below come from a single Portunus trituberculatus isolate SZX2019 chromosome 2, ASM1759143v1, whole genome shotgun sequence genomic window:
- the LOC123505738 gene encoding golgin subfamily A member 6-like protein 7 — translation MIQLLETQAAARSIEDVDEEREERERALAEEKVRVAVLEGVVSRLEGALKVQKEERMAAEEDKEKMKKLEEVTGILQKQRDELLRAAEEGQRLLFEAREGLKLSQKQMNSMSEEKKTMQEKLKTLEEELKGTKGELEDTKGELEETKREMEEIREELEKEKEQMQNEQVTKQQEEEEKEEEMKRMKEEMEKMEEEMAKKEEEMERITKEMNKKEEEIKKRDERNKELTAALQKAEVETAASRGFLQNAQERLEEATARAAMMERQWQKTVEDIKAREEEEEEEEEEEGGGGGGEKRKKKKKK, via the exons ATGATCCAACTCCTAGAAACccag gCGGCGGCGCGAAGTATTGAGGACgtggatgaggaaagagaggagagagagagggcactagcggaggagaag gtaaGAGTGGCTGTGTTGGAGGGCGTGGTGTCCCGGCTGGAGGGGGCGCTGAAGGtccagaaggaggagaggatggcagcggaggaggacaaggagaagatgaagaagttagAAGAGGTGACAGGAATACTTCAAAAACAGAGAGATGAGTTACTGCGCGCGGCTGAAGAAGgacag aGACTCCTATTCGAGGCTCGGGAAGGACTCAAACTGTCACAGAAGCAGATGAACAGCAtgagt gaggagaagaagacgatgCAGGAGAAACTGAAGACACTGGAAGAGGAATTGAAGGGAACGAAAGGGGAACTGGAAGACACGAAGGGAGAACTagaggaaacgaagagagaaatggaggaaattagagaagaattggagaaagagaaggaacaaatgCAGAATGAACAGGTAACGAagcagcaagaggaagaagagaaggaggaagagatgaagagaatgaaggaagagatggagaagatggaagaggagatggcgaagaaggaagaggagatggagagaatcaCGAAGGAGatgaacaagaaggaggaggagataaaaaagagagatgaaagaaacaaagaattgacg gcGGCGCTGCAGAAGGCGGAGGTGGAGACGGCTGCATCAAGAGGCTTCTTACAAAACGCACAAGAGAGATTGGAGGAAGCAACAGCCAGGGCCGCCAtgatggag AGGCAATGGCAGAAGACAGTAGAAGATATAAaggcaagagaagaagaggaagaagaagaagaagaagaagaaggaggaggaggaggaggagagaagaggaagaagaaaaagaagaagtag
- the LOC123505746 gene encoding zygotic gap protein knirps-like, translated as MNQLCRVCGEAAAGFHFGVFTCEGCKSFFGRTYNNAGSLGQCKHGGRCVITKKNRTSCKACRLTKCLAAGMSKSGSRYGRRSNWFKLHCLFEDTEKGCRGEGVKEAPYQSPHKPPSPSALQSPRQNTPTISPDSDLIDVTPVFTPNCLLSSSHPCLPFWGDWGVLLCHPTKTHPLQYFTQHPSSPLPDRTCHPFTPTHPSTMDELSPQPCKKMRSFTSNHPKTPPLDHLSPLSVKDCHPSMPLHPKTPCWTRNHP; from the exons ATGAACCAGCTGTGTCGTGTCTGTGGCGAGGCGGCGGCTGGATTCCACTTCGGCGTCTTCACCTGCGAGGGATGCAAG TCTTTCTTCGGGCGCACGTACAACAACGCGGGGTCTCTGGGTCAGTGCAAACACGGCGGGCGTTGTGTCATCACCAAGAAGAACAGAACGTCCTGCAAGGCGTGTCGACTCACCAAGTGTCTCGCCGCGGGCATGAGCAAGTCGGGATcgag GTACGGTCGTAGGTCCAACTGGTTTAAGCTACACTGTCTTTTCGAGGACACAGAGAAGGGGtgtaggggtgaaggggtgaaggaagccCCCTACCAATCACCCCACAAGCCCCCCAGCCCGTCAGCCCTCCAGTCACCCCGTCAGAACACCCCTACCATCTCCCCAGATTCAGATTTAATAGATGTCACCCCAGTTTTCACCCCAAATTGTCTTCTCAGTTCTTCTCACCCCTGTCTACCATTCTGGGGTGACTGGGGTGTGCTCCTCTGTCACCCCACAAAGACACACCCCCTCCAATACTTCACCCAACACCCCTCTTCACCCCTGCCAGATAGAACatgtcaccccttcaccccgaCACATCCCAGCACTATGGATGAATTGTCACCCCAGCCGTGTAAAAAAATGCGTTCTTTCACCTcaaatcaccccaaaacaccacctctggatCATTTATCACCCCTGTCTGTTAAGGATTGTCACCCCAGTATGCCtctacaccccaaaacaccctgctgGACACGAAATCACCCCTGA